Part of the Pseudomonadota bacterium genome, TCTTCCAGGCTCGTTCCAGACTTCGGATCTTTCAGCCTCAGGGTCATTTTCAAAGTTGTCAACGACATTCAGGCGCGGAACTCAGGCCCCCTATTTTCTGAAAAGCCAGAAAAAAAACAAGATCACCACCGTGAGCAACAAACAGGTGGTAACCGGAAAATAAAAACTCAGGTTCCCCTTTCGAACAAAAATGTCGCCGGGAAGCCTGCCCAGAGGAAATTTGCCTAACAAAGGCCACAAAACTCCCCCTAAAACGAGAAGAAGACCAAGGCTGATCAGCTTTTTATTCATGTCCGCAGCTAACGAAAAAAACAATGCCCGATAAAAACCAAATTGGCGCTCAGTCCCGCCACGGCAACCAGAGGGGATAGACGACAACGCCTGCGGGCCTGGGTTCGCGAAATTTAACCCGGATAAACGACAGATTGATAAGACTGAAGATGACCAGGGTGATAAAACTGGTGGCCTCGGCCAGAACGACCAATGGCAGCCAGAGGGCGAAAATCATGATTCCGATGGCGATAATCAGGGTGGCGATATGGGGAGTTCGAGTCCGTGAATGAATCCGGCCGATGACCTTCGGAAACCAACCCTGGACGCTCATGCCGTATAGTATTCGGCTAGCCATGATGATCTGAATCAGAGCTCCGTTGACCACGGCAAACATACCGATTATGGTTATGGCAACGGGCCGACGACCGGTGCAAACCGCGTAGAGATGTGAAAGCGGCGCTTTCTGACCGGCGGGTTCCGCCGGTGCTACCGCCAGCACTGCGGCCAGGGATACGGCGAAGTATAAGATGCTCGTCAGAACCAGCACCAGGACAATAGCCAGCGGCAGCGTACGCCGAGGATTCTTCACCTCCTCGGCCACGTTAACCATATCTTCAAAACCGATAAAGGCATAAAACGCCAGAAAAGCCCCGGGGATAATGGCGGCAAGCCAACCCCCATGAGTGCTGGCGACAATCTCCGGCCAGACCGCAGGAAGTCCGGCCAGGCTGTTCCGACTCACCCAGATCACCATCAAGAGTCCAAACGCTTCAAACAGGCTTAAGAGGCCGGCGATCAAGACCGACTCAAGCACTCCCCACCAAGCAATGAACCCCAGCCCTGAAACCAGAACCGCCAGGGCCAGGGGTAAGGGCACATAGATAAAAACCCAAAGATAACCGACAAAACCCCGGACAATGGTAGCCGCAGAGGTAACCCCCACCAGAATCACCAGAAAACCCACGAAGATGGCCAACCATTGCCAGCCGAGGCCCTCCACGACATAAACGGCTTCACCGGCGCTCCGGGGAAAACGCGACGACAACTCCGCATAGGAAAAGGCGGAAAGCGCGGCCAACAGCGCGGCCAGAAGAAACGACAGGGGGGTACCGAAACCGGCAACTCCGGCCACTTCGCCGATCAGAACATAGATGCCGGCACCAAGAATCGTGCCCATGCCGTAAAGAATCACCAAGGGCAGAGAAAGAGAGGCTTTCAGCGTCGGGGATGACATAGACTGTTATTTACCCGGACGAATCGAACTTTGTCAAAACAAAACTGTCGGCAGATCATTTTTCGCCCTTATTCGAGCCGTAAATCCAGAACGAAGGCGCGTGTTCCTTAAATCAACCGCGATTTGAACCTTTAGCTTCCTACCCTGCCACTCCCCCACCGCTCCGCTGGGACTCAAAATCCGTCTTCGGCAGGCCACCCCGCTTCCCGGGAATTATGACGATGAAAACGACATAAACTGCTGAATATTAAAAGAATAAGCGCAATTTCTCTTGCACTATACCTCGTTACGCGCTATAGCGTTATAACGATGAAACGGAG contains:
- a CDS encoding DUF2905 domain-containing protein, whose protein sequence is MNKKLISLGLLLVLGGVLWPLLGKFPLGRLPGDIFVRKGNLSFYFPVTTCLLLTVVILFFFWLFRK
- a CDS encoding amino acid permease; amino-acid sequence: MSSPTLKASLSLPLVILYGMGTILGAGIYVLIGEVAGVAGFGTPLSFLLAALLAALSAFSYAELSSRFPRSAGEAVYVVEGLGWQWLAIFVGFLVILVGVTSAATIVRGFVGYLWVFIYVPLPLALAVLVSGLGFIAWWGVLESVLIAGLLSLFEAFGLLMVIWVSRNSLAGLPAVWPEIVASTHGGWLAAIIPGAFLAFYAFIGFEDMVNVAEEVKNPRRTLPLAIVLVLVLTSILYFAVSLAAVLAVAPAEPAGQKAPLSHLYAVCTGRRPVAITIIGMFAVVNGALIQIIMASRILYGMSVQGWFPKVIGRIHSRTRTPHIATLIIAIGIMIFALWLPLVVLAEATSFITLVIFSLINLSFIRVKFREPRPAGVVVYPLWLPWRD